A single window of Mycosarcoma maydis chromosome 1, whole genome shotgun sequence DNA harbors:
- a CDS encoding uncharacterized protein (related to HRD1 - ubiquitin-protein ligase) — protein sequence MPPNTFISWATRPRIYAYSIISTLAAISTVAIAFTERSNFYAAVVFLGRSNGCLLVLLNFLFVVALISGRILQLIYFGPLRRSEVELVCERSWYSLVGTLLAVSIFRDDFSVSFVILFGLLLFLKIFHWLSAERVASIMQSPSVPRIFHARMVSILITLLLADLLLVGFSLQMLIVKKIKIGMMVLFTSEFIILTALLCNTIAQYILNCIDMASEEPWEAKSLYVLYVDLAHDVVRLCTHAYFFVLLTRMYGIPLSLIHDLYSTGRSCTIKVTALIRYRQAVKKMETKYPNASAADLRATDGTCIICREDMVAIGDDADSSAVGDGSATPSTPPATAAGTTPTVTNVTPKKLACGHIFHFRCLRSWLERQQSCPTCRRMILDDQTEPPAPPQQQQQAPPTQPAPQHPQHPQHAAVAADGSGNNNAASQPASGLERDVSSPEEQAFDTRLQGFLHRLQSDLRKVRKEGNGSARQSSSSRQRRTTSRSGYAAPRVFAGGSTGFGFGANDSSGYAGGNASLGCEVMGEMGGGLWMPPPPSTLYGSSRRGGSERNGEHTTAPLGDVQRKGKGKERAEPVRTEQDTEQDADAQDTDDATVEPIDPRQAIRQATLRRYGATAPRTGSIQASASTSHTGIGSADKGGSDQAAISLIPLFDPDAIPEFHSTHAVSLPHALAAPRPWLPTNTPPQRTSLDPVALESQISHLSTLQSRIDALILDLTHLLDSLSTSNTHLHTDAYQPAPHQPHPPDSSHS from the coding sequence ATGCCACCGAACACTTTCATCTCCTGGGCCACTCGGCCTAGGATCTACGCCTACAgcatcatctcgacgctcgcCGCCATCTCGACGGTCGCAATCGCCTTCACTGAGCGGAGCAATTTCTATGCAGCCGTCGTGTTCCTCGGTCGATCCAACGGTTGCCTTCTCGTACTGCTCAACTTTCTCTTTGTCGTAGCTCTCATCTCGGGCCGCATTCTTCAATTGATCTACTTTGGCCCATTGCGGCGCAGTGAGGTCGAACTGGTCTGCGAGCGGTCATGGTACAGCCTGGTTGGCACGCTTCTCGCCGTTTCCATCTTTCGAGACGACTTCAGCGTCTCGttcgtcatcctcttcggccTGCTTCTCTTCCTCAAGATATTCCACTGGCTTTCAGCAGAACGTGTAGCTTCGATTATGCAAAGTCCCTCGGTCCCGCGCATCTTCCACGCACGCATGGTATCGATCCTCATCACACTCCTGCTGGCAGATCTGCTTCTCGTCGGCTTTTCGTTGCAAATGCTGATCGTCAAGAAAATCAAGATCGGCATGATGGTGCTCTTCACCTCGGAATTCATCATTTTGACCGCTCTGCTGTGCAACACAATCGCGCAGTACATCCTCAactgcatcgacatggcgagcgaggaaCCGTGGGAAGCCAAATCGCTCTATGTGCTGTATGTCGACCTAGCACACGATGTGGTGAGGCTCTGCACGCATGCATACTTTTTCGTCTTATTGACGCGGATGTACGGCATTCCCTTGTCGCTGATCCATGATCTATACAGTACGGGCAGGAGCTGTACGATCAAGGTCACGGCGTTGATCAGGTACAGGCAGGCAGTCAAGAAGATGGAGACCAAATACCCGAATGCCAGCGCAGCGGATTTGAGGGCTACCGATGGAACTTGCATCATTTGCAGAGAGGATATGGTGGCAATAGGAGATGACGCAGATTCCAGTGCCGTAGGTGATGGTAGTGCGACTCCATCGACGCCGCCAGCTACTGCAGCAGGAACGACGCCAACAGTGACCAATGTTACACCCAAGAAGCTAGCCTGTGGTCACATCTTCCACTTTCGCTGTCTTCGTTCGTGGCTAGAGCGTCAACAGAGCTGTCCTACGTGTCGAAGGATGATCTTGGACGACCAAACTGAGCCACCTGCGCCTccacaacagcaacagcaagcaCCGCCCACACAGCCAGCACCACAGCATCCACAGCATCCACAGCATGCggcagtagcagcagaTGGTTCTGGAAACAACAATGCAGCATCGCAACCTGCTAGCGGATTAGAGCGCGATGTGAGCTCACCAGAAGAGCAAGCGTTCGACACCAGATTGCAAGGGTTCTTGCACCGACTCCAGTCGGACTTGCGCAAGGTGCGCAAAGAGGGCAACGGGTCAGCGCGAcagtcgagctcgagcagacaGCGCAGGACGACGAGTCGAAGCGGCTACGCTGCGCCACGTGTGTTTGCTGGTGGATCGACTGGGTTCGGGTTCGGAGCGAACGACAGTAGTGGTTATGCTGGAGGCAATGCTTCTTTGGGTTGTGAGGTAATGGGCGAGATGGGCGGAGGACTGTGGatgccgccgccgccatcgacgtTGTATGGGAGCAGCCGGAGGGGCGGTTCGGAGAGAAATGGCGAGCACACAACAGCGCCGCTCGGGGACGTTCAACGTAAAGGCAAAGGGAAGGAACGAGCTGAGCCAGTGCGCACCGAGCAGGACACAGAGCAGGATGCGGATGCACAAGATACGGACGACGCCACAGTCGAGCCGATCGATCCGCGCCAAGCTATCCGCCAAGCGACGCTCAGACGGTATGGCGCCACGGCACCGCGCACTGGCTCTATACAAGCCAGCGCCTCTACGTCGCATACCGGCATTGGCAGTGCTGACAAAGGCGGCAGTGACCAAGCTGCGATATCGTTGATTCCGCTATTCGATCCAGACGCAATCCCCGAGTTTCACTCTACGCATGCCGTCAGCTTGCCACACGCGCTTGCCGCGCCACGCCCCTGGCTGCCAACCAACACCCCGCCACAACGCACCAGTCTCGACCCGGTCGCACTCGAGTCGCAAATCTCGCATCTCTCCACCCTCCAATCGCGCATCGACGcactcatcctcgacctcaCACACCTCCTCGACTCCCtctccacctcgaacaCCCACCTCCACACCGACGCCTACCAACCTGCCCCACACCAACCTCACCCACCAGACTCGTCACACTCTTAA
- a CDS encoding uncharacterized protein (related to MIC17 - mitochondrial intermembrane space protein, required for normal oxygen consumption) — protein MPRSSRSSGASRSAPAGSRGAHTMAAPHQQQQQHYQQPPQAYAQQPPMAAQQQSRGPGLFGQMASTAAGVAVGSTVGHGLSNMLFGGSSSAPAEQAQQPPQAYNQGAYPGQQQTVGASCEQQSKDFIKCLESTNDMNSCSYYLEQLKACQAAARPY, from the exons ATGCCTCGTTCAAGTCGATCTTCTGGTGCGTCGCGATCCGCACCCGCGGGTTCGCGTGGTGCACACACAATGGCCGCGCCtcaccagcaacagcagcagcactaCCAGCAGCCTCCTCAGGCGTACGCACAGCAGCCACCCATGgcggcacagcagcagtctcGAGGTCCCGGTTTGTTCGGTCAGATGGCTTCCACCGCTGCTGGTGTCGCTGTTGGATCTACCGTCGGCCACGGTTTGTCTAACATGCTCTtcggtggcagcagctctgcACCCGCCGAACAggctcagcagccgccTCAAGCGTACAACCAGGGTGCCTACCCcggacagcagcagacggTGGGCGCTAgctgcgagcagcaaagcaaggATTTCATCAAGTGTCTTGAAAGCA CAAACGACATGAACTCTTGCTCGTACtacctcgagcagctcaaagcTTGCCAGGCTGCCGCTCGTCCTTACTAA
- a CDS encoding putative proteasome regulatory particle base subunit RPT3, protein MEELGISSLKRTEPTIEDAAAEKAAIHQEMAAEEDTYLRFKKLQQHLEFLNTMEEYVKDEQRNLKRELVRAQEEVKRIQSVPLVIGQFLEPIDQHTGIVGSTTGSNYVVRILSTIDRELLKASSSVALHRHSNALVDVLPPEADSSIAMLGQDEKPTETYQDIGGMDIQKQEIREAVELPLVQFDLYRQIGIDPPRGVLLYGPPGTGKTMLVKAVANATTASFIRVVGSEFVQKYLGEGPRMVRDVFRLARENAPAIIFIDEIDAIATKRFDAQTGADREVQRILLELLNQMDGFDQGSNVKVIMATNRADTLDPALLRPGRLDRKIEFPTPSRREKRLIFQTICGKMNLSPEVDLEDYVGRPDKLSSAEIASICQAAGLQAVRKNRYVIMPEDFEEAWKQIVKKPDDSKMEFYQ, encoded by the coding sequence ATGGAGGAACTCGGTATCTCATCCCTGAAGCGCACGGAGCCTACCATCGAGGATGCAGCCGCTGAGAAAGCAGCCATCCACCAGGAGATggcggcggaagaggaCACATATCTTCGCTTCAAAAAGTTGCAACAACACCTCGAGTTTCTCAACACCATGGAGGAGTACGTTAAAGATGAACAGAGAAACTTGAAACGCGAGCTGGTGAGAGCGCAAGAGGAGGTGAAGCGCATCCAGTCGGTTCCCCTCGTCATCGGCCAGTTCCTCGAGCCGATCGACCAGCACACGGGTATTGTTGGTTCCACCACAGGCTCTAACTATGTCGTACGCATCCTTTCTACAATCGAtcgcgagctgctcaaggccAGCTCAAGTGTAGCGCTGCACCGTCACTCGAACGCGTTGGTGGATGTGCTGCCACCAGAGGCCGACTCGTCGATCGCCATGCTCGGACAGGACGAAAAGCCAACAGAGACCTACCAGGATATTGGTGGCATGGACATCCAGAAGCAGGAGATCCGAGAAGCAGTCGAGCTGCCATTGGTACAATTTGACCTTTACCGCCAGATCGGTATCGATCCACCTCGCGGCGTGTTGCTCTATGGTCCACCAGGAACAGGAAAGACGATGCTAGTCAAGGCGGTGGCCAACGCCACCACTGCGAGCTTCATTCGCGTCGTAGGTTCGGAATTTGTGCAGAAATACCTGGGCGAAGGCCCAAGGATGGTACGTGACGTCTTCCGACTTGCACGCGAAAACGCGCCCGCCATCATCTTTATCGACGAAATCGACGCTATCGCCACCAAACGTTTCGATGCGCAGACGGGTGCGGATCGCGAAGTGCAGCGtatcctgctcgagctgctcaaccagATGGACGGTTTCGATCAAGGCAGTAACGTCAAGGTCATCATGGCCACTAACCGAGCCGACACGCTCGACCCAGCATTACTGCGTCCCGGTCGTCTGGACCGAAAGATCGAATTCCCCACACCATCACGTCGTGAGAAGCGTCTCATCTTCCAGACCATCTGCGGTAAGATGAACCTCAGCCCAGAGGTGGATCTGGAGGACTATGTTGGACGACCTGACAAGCTTTCCAGTGCCGAAATTGCCAGCATCTGCCAAGCTGCCGGTTTGCAGGCGGTGCGCAAGAACCGTTACGTGATCATGCCAGAGGATTTCGAGGAGGCCTGGAAGCAGATTGTCAAGAAGCCGGACGATTCCAAGATGGAGTTCTACCAGTAG
- a CDS encoding putative delta 1-pyrroline-5-carboxylate reductase, producing MAGYTLAIIGCGTMGVAILSGVLDSQRSQQAIASSMASSVSSLHDSTTCDDLSELPTRYIATVNRLESVRRLKKTFSQYPDIQIHAGQNVAAAREADVILLGCKPQMVQDIIAECGMKEALDGKLVISICAGLRISQIVEWVTPATKVVRAMPNTPCKIREGMTILTPLPSTLPNAELDRNILLSIFSAVGRCRFLDEKHFDACTALAGSGPAFACVFLEAMADGGVMMGLPRQEALELAAQTMQGAARMVMQSGMHPAAIKDSVTTPGGCTIAGLLNLEDGKVRSTVARTIQAAAEHASGLGQNRK from the coding sequence ATGGCGGGATATACACTAGCTATAATTGGGTGTGGTACGATGGGCGTGGCGATTCTGTCGGGCGTACTCGACTCTCAGCGGTCTCAACAGGCGATTGCATCATCTATGGCGTCGTCCGTGTCGTCGCTGCACGACTCAACGACGTGCGATGACCTTAGCGAGCTGCCGACACGATACATTGCTACTGTGAACCGACTGGAATCTGTGCGTCGGCTGAAGAAGACGTTTTCGCAGTATCCGGATATACAGATCCATGCGGGGCAGAATGTGGCCGCGGCGCGTGAGGCCGACGTCATATTGCTCGGTTGCAAACCACAGATGGTACAAGACATCATCGCCGAGTGCGGAATGAAAGAGGCTTTGGACGGTAAACTGGtcatctcgatctgcgcTGGTCTTCGCATCTCTCAAATTGTCGAATGGGTCACTCCTGCCACCAAGGTCGTCAGAGCGATGCCCAACACTCCGTGCAAGATCCGCGAAGGAATGACCATCCTCACCCCGCTACCTTCAACACTCCCGAATGCAGAGCTCGACCGCAACATCTTGCTGAGCATCTTCTCGGCCGTCGGCAGATGCAGGTTCTTGGACGAAAAACACTTTGATGCATGCACCGCACTCGCCGGCTCAGGCCCCGCTTTCGCCTGCGTCTTCTTGGAAGCCATGGCCGACGGCGGCGTAATGATGGGATTGCCCAGACAGGAAGCCCTCGAATTGGCTGCACAGACCATGCAGGGAGCTGCAAGAATGGTCATGCAGTCAGGTATGCATCCTGCCGCCATCAAGGATTCAGTCACCACCCCCGGTGGTTGCACCATCGCCGGCTTGTTGAATCTGGAAGATGGAAAGGTAAGAAGTACCGTTGCCAGAACCATtcaggctgctgctgaacaCGCGAGCGGTCTAGGTCAGAACAGGAAGTAA
- a CDS encoding guanosine diphosphatase (related to GDA1 - guanosine diphosphatase) — translation MTYPSSSNSPRRVPSVSGEKHYRAKSITRSSVDLDNSESGALFLAPNGLASEADENTEYPPTGTAGAPTRVWSTRRMPLGSRRLAVILFGLVALIMLFGRRDSRDAVVGYVNQKADQVGQAVQNAPWKAKPETGSDHAVGFPVNPPMSTKPAKAPVTGTSADTVRQKPALHPDPTKTTRCDGTGPRPVDHKGNPRPLVQYALMIDAGSTGSRIHVYRFNYCSASPELEDEYFEMLKGGLSNYGTDPAAAADSLRPLLNSALARIPHALRKCTPVAVKATAGLRLLPGKQAEDVIKAVRHMLELEYPFPIADGKNADGSKASKGVEIMDGKDEGVFAWITVNYLLNRIGSSSPDKLETAAVMDLGGGSTQIVFEPSFPSALQGMQPGEHVYQLNAFGTKPYTLYQNSYLGYGLMQARMSINSLAAFTYSLVHPNAVLTGSAHDGAQGSLEWTSLRPETTRIPSPCFTNGRTKAVLISQPGQKTQANVTMVGTDGGFHACRRLVEVIMDKDAVCTSRPCSFGGVYQPSLMETFKTAPIMALSYFYDRLEPLGLGPKFTIDQLEALAQRACAYTKSDTQDFDAKAIAELEDRPETCLDLSFMHGLLSLGYELGGEREVSIAKKLGGTELGWCLGAQLAVLDEDGLVCKV, via the coding sequence ATGACTTatccttcttcttcaaACAGCCCCCGCCGCGTTCCGTCCGTTTCGGGTGAAAAGCACTACCGAGCTAAGTCTATCACTCGTTCCTCGGTCGATCTGGACAATTCGGAGTCTGGTGCTCTTTTTCTTGCTCCAAACGGCCTCGCTTCCGAAGCCGACGAAAACACAGAATATCCACCAACAGGTACAGCCGGAGCTCCAACGCGGGTGTGGTCAACAAGAAGAATGCCGCTTGGATCGAGGCGACTTGCCGTCATCCTCTTTGGCTTGGTGGCGCTGATCATGCTGTTTGGCAGGAGAGATTCGAGAGATGCTGTAGTCGGCTACGTCAATCAGAAGGCAGATCAGGTGGGACAGGCCGTGCAGAACGCGCCGTGGAAGGCCAAGCCGGAGACAGGTAGCGACCATGCTGTCGGCTTTCCTGTCAACCCGCCGATGTCTACCAAGCCCGCAAAGGCACCTGTCACAGGCACGAGCGCCGACACTGTTCGTCAAAAGCCAGCGCTACACCCGGATCCCACCAAGACGACTCGCTGCGACGGCACCGGCCCTCGCCCCGTCGATCACAAGGGCAACCCGAGACCGCTGGTGCAATACGCGCTCATGATCGATGCCGGCAGCACGGGCAGCCGTATCCACGTATACCGCTTCAACTActgctcggcatcgccgGAGCTCGAGGACGAGTACTTTGAGATGCTCAAGGGCGGTCTCAGCAACTATGGCACCGATCCGGCCGCTGCGGCCGACTCGTTGAGACCCTTGCTCAATTCGGCACTTGCACGCATACCCCATGCACTGCGGAAGTGTACGCCGGTCGCAGTGAAAGCTACTGCTGGCTTGCGTCTGTTACCCGGTAAGCAGGCTGAGGACGTCATCAAGGCGGTACGACACATGCTCGAATTGGAGTATCCGTTCCCCATTGCGGATGGCAAGAATGCCGATGGCTCGAAAGCGTCCAAGGGCGTCGAGATCATGGATGGCAAAGACGAGGGGGTCTTTGCCTGGATCACGGTCAACTACCTCTTGAATCGCATcggctcgtcgtcgccggacaagctcgagacggcCGCCGTAATGGATCTAGGAGGCGGCTCGACTCAGATTGTCTTTGAGCCGAGCTTCCCCTCGGCACTGCAGGGCATGCAGCCCGGCGAACACGTCTACCAGCTCAATGCGTTCGGAACCAAGCCGTACACGCTCTATCAAAACTCGTATCTCGGCTACGGACTGATGCAGGCGCGCATGTCGATCAACTCGCTGGCTGCCTTCACGTACAGCTTGGTGCACCCGAATGCGGTTCTCACTGGCTCGGCACACGATGGCGCCCAAGGCTCGCTCGAATGGACGAGCTTGCGACCAGAAACCACGCGCATCCCTTCGCCCTGCTTCACCAACGGCCGCACCAAAGCGGTGCTCATCTCGCAACCGGGTCAAAAAACGCAAGCCAACGTCACCATGGTGGGAACCGACGGCGGCTTCCATGCTTGCCGACGCCTCGTCGAAGTAATAATGGACAAAGACGCCGTGTGCACCTCGCGACCGTGCTCCTTTGGTGGTGTCTACCAGCCTTCGCTTATGGAGACGTTCAAAACGGCGCCTATCATGGCACTCTCGTACTTCTAcgatcgactcgaaccgctcggcctcggccCCAAGTTTACCATTGATCAGCTCGAGGCTTTGGCACAGCGCGCTTGTGCCTACACCAAGAGCGACACTCAAGACTTTGACGCCAAGGCGATCGCCGAGTTGGAGGACCGTCCAGAAACGTGTTTGGATCTGAGCTTCATGCACGGTCTGCTCAGCTTGGGCTACGAGCTCGGTGGTGAGCGCGAGGTGAGCATTGCCAAAAAGTTGGGCGGCACAGAACTCGGTTGGTGCTTGGGCGCACAGTTGGCTGTGCTCGATGAAGATGGCTTGGTATGCAAGGTTTAA
- a CDS encoding uncharacterized protein (related to UTR1 (associated with ferric reductase activity)), whose protein sequence is MSASPNPSGHATSDATAQLSLLDSGLTTNSTAGLTLLDPPKPCSSKPDSGHFEVATDSPASSLTDKGDGNADQPINKTHAKVHDVSSLPHEHAAIQPSASLNSPCFVHSYLDRGVALGESLKKQRRQLSRQRPHRIRNQRQYSQSDVASADDDASPQPPAVGSDAAASSSMASSLSTGRRRTVADEENLSNSDSPSMHAKRSTERTPARVPVRTSSDDDDGDVDDGGDADNVAHQPLSDQSSSYGSSYSYSTDEEDSDKVRSLTRQLAETAVGVREMSKQLGRARVKSTIQSVMIITKARDNQLIKLTRELAIWLMTTPRNGKDTGLIVYVDSQLRQSKRFDAEGIRRDYPQLFDARPPKRTPSLPSSFSSSATSASDNNGPLNRGEGGNQLRFWNADMCSRSPHLFDFVATLGGDGTVLFCSWLFQRIVPPVLPFALGSLGFLTNFDFKSYKDVMKSALDDGIRVNLRMRFTATVYRATLPSSSSADRHRRQAIKSGKTGEIILNSVKNCGWDVIESPNPDPSHQRRSDLRPDDEVVLPSMEKEPAKKGKKGKKCRDKEIMCFSTRPVETFEVLNDLVVDRGPSPYVSLLEVFGDEHHMTTAQADGLCISTPTGSTAYSLSAGGSLVHPEIPAILITPICPHTLSFRPMLLPDSIELRIAVPYNSRSTAWASFDGRGRVELKQGDHIKVTASRYPFPTVCAENQSTDWFSSISRTLKWNERQRQKSFVVVEEGAEADSSSTGDKDKDTSTAASASKMFAKHSHHGDVDISDEGEDESDDENSDTKQDDDEEDAEKFDIDDTSTTVTRCNSPNPHGDGHAHVRRRSGQNTPRHANGGSRRSSGPSLLSGSLPRLTSITSTLGTKPREAHTKVDSSSAVSSNSGSLLNSPDRFGLQGPPLPPKAISERHLLSADFRLDGGRALSSSSKQTSWSSDRTSASDADAGSGSIAQASHATKSGRSRSKQAKAMTPSSALCRDKTPQGIRDSARQEDASNTSDNRLERFDRSSNSTGGTALVVYGEDESDTDSTTGAGQ, encoded by the coding sequence ATGTCGGCATCGCCGAATCCTTCGGGTCATGCGACATCAGATGCCACAGCTCAACTGAGCTTGTTGGATTCAGGACTGACGACGAATTCTACCGCTGGGCtcacgctgctcgaccCGCCAAAGCCATGTAGCTCCAAACCTGACTCGGGCCACTTTGAGGTTGCTACTGATTCGcccgcttccagcttgacCGACAAAGGCGACGGTAATGCGGATCAACCGATCAACAAGACACATGCCAAAGTGCACGATGTATCATCCTTGCCGCATGAACATGCTGCCATTCAGCCTTCAGCATCTCTGAATTCGCCATGCTTTGTTCATTCCTACCTGGATCGCGGTGTAGCACTCGGAGAGAGCCtcaagaagcagcgccGTCAACTCAGTCGTCAGCGCCCGCACCGAATCAGGAACCAGCGCCAGTACTCGCAGAGCGACGTCGCATCtgccgatgatgacgcTTCGCCTCAGCCTCCAGCAGTGGGCTCTGATGCGGctgcctcgtcttccaTGGCGAGCTCCCTCTCGACCGGCAGGAGGCGCACAGTTGCAGACGAAGAGAACCTCTCGAATTCCGATTCTCCCTCTATGCATGCCAAACGAAGCACAGAACGCACACCGGCTCGAGTTCCTGTTCGTACCAGCtcggatgacgatgacggtgatgttgatgatggtggtgatgcgGATAATGTGGCGCATCAGCCTCTCTCGGATCAAAGCTCGTCGTATGGCTCTTCCTACTCCTACTCCACCGATGAGGAGGACTCGGACAAGGTGCGGTCGCTCACTCGCCAGCTCGCAGAGACCGCCGTAGGCGTGCGAGagatgagcaagcagctcggaCGTGCCAGGGTCAAGTCTACGATACAGTCGGTCATGATCATTACAAAGGCCAGGGATAACCAGCTCATCAAATTGACGCGTGAACTTGCCATCTGGCTCATGACAACTCCACGCAACGGCAAGGACACTGGACTCATCGTCTACGTCGATTCGCAGCTTCGTCAGTCTAAGCGCTTCGATGCAGAGGGCATTCGCAGAGACTATCCTCAGCTCTTTGACGCACGTCCTCCCAAGCGCACTCCCAGCCTGCCTTCATCCTTCTCTTCCTCCGCCACGTCAGCGTCGGACAACAATGGCCCCTTGAACAGAGGAGAAGGCGGAAATCAGTTGCGATTCTGGAACGCCGACATGTGCTCGCGCTCGCCCCACCTATTTGATTTTGTTGCCACTCTCGGCGGCGACGGCACCGTGCTGTTTTGCTCGTGGCTCTTCCAACGCATCGTGCCTCCCGTCCTGCCATTTGCTCTTGGATCGCTTGGTTTCTTGACCAACTTCGATTTCAAGTCTTACAAGGATGTGATGAAGtcggcgctcgacgacggcaTCCGCGTCAACCTGCGCATGCGCTTTACCGCCACAGTTTACCGTGCCACGCTGCCATCCAGCAGTTCTGCCGACCGCCACCGGCGCCAAGCCATCAAGTCGGGCAAGACGGGCGAGATCATCCTCAACTCGGTCAAGAACTGCGGCTGGGATGTCATCGAGTCGCCTAATCCGGATCCATCACACCAACGACGCTCCGACCTGCGTccagacgacgaggtggtgctgcCGTCGATGGAGAAAGAACCAGCCAAGAAAGGCAAGAAGGGTAAGAAGTGCCGCGACAAGGAGATCATGTGCTTCAGCACGCGGCCCGTCGAGACGTTTGAGGTATTAAacgatctcgtcgtcgaccgcGGACCGAGCCCTTACGTGAGCTTGCTCGAAGTGTTTGGAGATGAGCATCACATGACGACGGCGCAGGCCGACGGTCTGTGTATCTCTACACCCACCGGCTCGACCGCCTACTCGCTTTCGGCGGGCGGCAGTCTGGTGCATCCAGAGATTCCGGCCATCCTCATTACACCGATCTGCCCGCACACATTGTCATTCAGACCGATGCTTCTGCCCGACAGCATAGAGTTGCGCATCGCCGTGCCGTACAACTCGAGGAGTACCGCCTGGGCCAGTTTCGATGGACGAGGCCGAGTTGAGCTCAAGCAAGGCGATCACATCAAGGTGACCGCGAGTCGCTATCCTTTCCCTACCGTCTGCGCCGAAAATCAATCGACCGACTGGTTCTCGAGTATCTCTCGCACACTCAAGTGGAACGAGCGACAGCGGCAAAAGTCGTTTGTGGTCGTTGAGGAAGGCGCTGAGGCGGATTCGAGCAGCACTGGTGATAAGGACAAGGACACATCGACCGCAGCATCAGCCAGCAAGATGTTTGCAAAGCACAGTCACCATGGAGACGTGGACATTAGCGATGAGGGTGAGGAtgagagcgacgatgagaaCAGCGACACGAAgcaggatgatgatgaggaagaCGCGGAGAAGTTTGATATTGACGATACGAGCACCACCGTGACCCGTTGCAACAGCCCAAATCCGCATGGCGATGGTCATGCCCATGTTCGCCGACGATCGGGGCAAAACACACCGCGGCACGCCAACGGTGGTTCACGACGAAGCAGTGGGCCGTCGCTGTTGAGCGGTTCGTTGCCTCGATTGACCTCGATCACGAGTACTTTGGGGACCAAGCCAAGAGAGGCGCACACCAAGGTCGACTCATCGTCGGCGGTCTCTTCGAATTCTGGCTCCTTGCTTAATAGCCCAGACCGATTTGGCCTGCAAGGGCCGCCCTTGCCTCCCAAGGCCATCAGCGAACGACATTTGCTGAGCGCAGACTTCCGGCTGGATGGCGGTCGCGCGCTTTCATCATCTTCAAAGCAGACGTCTTGGTCTTCGGATCGCACATCTGCAAGCGACGCTGATGCCGGATCAGGCTCGATCGCTCAGGCATCTCATGCCACCAAGAGCggacgaagcagaagcaagcaGGCCAAGGCGATGACTCCTTCTTCAGCTCTGTGCCGAGACAAAACTCCCCAGGGAATCCGTGATTCGGCGAGACAGGAGGATGCGAGCAACACTTCAGACAACAGGCTGGAGCGATTTGATCGATCGTCCAACAGCACAGGGGGGACGGCGCTTGTCGTGTATGGTGAAGACGAGAGCGATACGGATTCAACCACGGGTGCTGGTCAATGA